In Helianthus annuus cultivar XRQ/B chromosome 8, HanXRQr2.0-SUNRISE, whole genome shotgun sequence, a single genomic region encodes these proteins:
- the LOC110870481 gene encoding uncharacterized protein LOC110870481 → MSVVYCSCGREATIMISRTNRNPGRRFYGCPQKGCRGFIQWVSDGPLDTMPALLRAINFLESSNEQLLTSNRLLEEKLKETEAENMKLRMYLTVIVVAVIVIVMARLLG, encoded by the exons ATGTCAGTTGTGTATTGTTCTTGTGGGAGAGAAGCTACAATTATGATATCTAGGACAAATCGCAATCCTGGACGTCGCTTTTATGGTTGCCCTCAAAAG GGTTGTCGAGGATTCATTCAGTGGGTAAGTGATGGACCGTTAGATACAATGCCAGCATTGTTGAGGGCCATAAACTTCCTTGAATCTTCTAATGAACAACTGCTAACTTCCAACCGTTTGCTTGAGGAAAAACTAAAAGAAACTGAAGCTGAAAATATGAAATTGAGGATGTATTTGACTGTTATTGTCGTTGCTGTTATTGTGATTGTCATGGCTAGGTTGTTAGGGTAA